The Bacteroidota bacterium genome has a window encoding:
- a CDS encoding RNA polymerase sigma factor, which translates to MEVANGRSKLVELENIITEFQDQLFRFAFFRTGSFADSQDIVQEVFIKLYHENGNLQTVNNIKNYLYRSISNACIDFSRKSRKLKFEPIDKIVLPINMHENEASHNLIQIEEYNRLKKLLSELPNEQSETIRLRVFDNLSFVEIAEILEVPVTTIKSRFKYGIEKLKNRFATVKEVNYGL; encoded by the coding sequence ATGGAAGTAGCTAACGGCCGTAGCAAATTAGTAGAACTCGAAAACATAATAACAGAATTTCAGGATCAACTATTCAGATTTGCATTTTTCAGGACTGGATCTTTTGCTGATTCGCAGGATATTGTTCAGGAAGTGTTTATAAAATTGTACCATGAGAATGGAAATTTACAAACGGTGAATAATATTAAAAACTATCTGTATAGGAGTATATCCAATGCATGTATAGATTTTAGCCGGAAAAGCAGAAAATTAAAATTTGAACCTATTGATAAGATTGTCTTGCCAATAAATATGCACGAAAATGAGGCTTCACATAATTTGATTCAAATCGAAGAATATAATCGGTTAAAAAAGCTTTTATCTGAGTTGCCCAACGAACAATCTGAAACAATACGCTTGAGGGTTTTTGACAACCTGAGTTTTGTAGAAATAGCAGAAATTCTTGAAGTTCCTGTTACAACAATTAAGTCGCGGTTTAAATATGGCATTGAAAAGCTAAAAAACAGATTCGCAACAGTAAAGGAGGTGAATTATGGATTGTAA